In Neofelis nebulosa isolate mNeoNeb1 chromosome 10, mNeoNeb1.pri, whole genome shotgun sequence, one DNA window encodes the following:
- the YPEL4 gene encoding protein yippee-like 4 — protein sequence MPSCDPGPGPACLPAKTFRSYLPRCHRTYSCVHCRAHLAKHDELISKSFQGSHGRAYLFNSVVNVGCGPAEQRLLLTGLHSVADIFCESCKTTLGWKYEQAFETSQKYKEGKYIIEMSHMVKDNGWD from the exons ATGCCCAGCTGCGACCCAGGCCcgggccctgcctgcctccccgcCAAGACGTTCCGCAGCTACCTGCCTCGTTGCCACCGCACCTACAGCTGCGTCCACTGCCGTGCGCACCTGGCCAAACACGATGAGCTTATTTCCAAG TCTTTCCAAGGGAGCCATGGCCGAGCCTACCTGTTTAACTCCGT GGTCAACGTGGGCTGTGGACCAGCCGAACAGCGCCTCCTGCTCACGGGGCTCCACTCGGTAGCTGATATTTTCTGCGAGAGCTGCAAAACCACGCTGGGCTGGAAATAC GAGCAGGCTTTTGAGACGAGCCAGAAGTACAAGGAGGGGAAGTACATCATTGAAATGTCACACATGGTGAAGGACAACGGCTGGGACTGA